The Elaeis guineensis isolate ETL-2024a chromosome 14, EG11, whole genome shotgun sequence genome has a segment encoding these proteins:
- the LOC105056915 gene encoding E3 ubiquitin-protein ligase RDUF2 has protein sequence MASSPAAMAMSSSYWCYHCRRFVRLWPHDAIVCPDCDGGFLEEVENPPRFGVAAGEPRRLRFPVSRPYHQRSDLRFRRHRGTSAGDRSPFNPVIVLRGPAEGDGGDADRSPASSFEFYYDDGAGSGLRPLPESMSDFLMSSGFERLLDQLSQIDIHGIGGGRACEQPPASKAAVESMPTVQIAAGHIKMDIHCAVCKEPFELGTEAREMPCKHIYHQDCILPWLSLRNSCPVCRHELPTDVRGRSGVETDGDEQAPLGRNEEDLVGLTIWRLPGGGFAVGRFSGGRRAGERELPGVYTEVDGGFNTTSGAARRISWTSRGSRSRESGGIGRAFRNFISFFRRFRPSFSTSSRSTSDSGSTHRRSLVFSRSSRRHSSSWALEDGNIRAITRW, from the coding sequence ATGGCTTCCTCTCCTGCGGCCATGGCCATGTCCTCGTCCTACTGGTGCTACCACTGCCGCCGCTTCGTCAGGCTCTGGCCCCACGACGCCATCGTCTGCCCCGACTGTGACGGCGGATTCCTCGAGGAGGTGGAGAACCCTCCGCGTTTCGGCGTTGCAGCCGGCGAGCCCCGCCGGCTCCGCTTCCCTGTTTCCCGGCCCTACCACCAACGCTCCGACCTTCGGTTCCGCCGCCACCGTGGCACCTCCGCGGGCGACCGCTCCCCCTTCAACCCGGTCATCGTCCTTCGGGGCCCGGCCGAGGGTGACGGCGGGGACGCCGACCGCTCTCCTGCCAGCAGCTTCGAATTCTATTACGACGATGGGGCGGGATCCGGCCTCCGCCCCTTGCCGGAGAGCATGTCGGATTTTTTGATGTCTTCAGGTTTTGAGCGGCTCCTGGACCAGCTCTCCCAAATCGACATCCATGGTATTGGCGGTGGTCGGGCATGCGAGCAACCGCCCGCATCGAAGGCTGCTGTGGAGTCGATGCCCACCGTCCAGATCGCGGCCGGCCATATCAAGATGGACATCCACTGTGCCGTCTGCAAGGAGCCGTTCGAGCTCGGGACCGAGGCTCGGGAGATGCCCTGCAAGCATATCTACCATCAAGATTGCATCTTGCCATGGCTTTCGCTCCGGAACTCTTGCCCTGTGTGCCGTCATGAGTTGCCCACTGATGTGCGTGGACGGAGTGGGGTGGAGACGGACGGTGATGAACAAGCTCCCCTGGGTAGGAACGAGGAGGATTTGGTCGGCCTCACGATATGGAGGCTGCCGGGTGGTGGGTTTGCGGTTGGGAGGTTCTCAGGGGGGAGAAGAGCAGGGGAACGGGAGCTTCCAGGAGTTTACACGGAGGTGGATGGTGGATTCAACACCACCAGTGGTGCAGCGAGAAGGATCTCGTGGACCTCAAGGGGGAGTCGGTCCAGGGAGAGCGGAGGAATTGGTCGGGCTTTtcgcaatttcatctcttttttCAGGCGCTTCCGCCCATCTTTCTCCACTTCTTcaagatcaacttcagattctggTTCCACGCACCGCAGAAGTTTGGTCTTCAGTCGGAGTTCACGGAGGCACAGTTCAAGTTGGGCATTGGAAGATGGGAATATTAGAGCAATCACAAGATGGTGA